In the genome of candidate division KSB1 bacterium, the window GCCCAAATAGCGGTTGCGGCTGTGTTTGCTCATGCAGGTGACAATCAAGTCGCCCATGCCGGTGAGGCCGGCGAAGGTGAGCGGATTTGCCCCCATCTTCACGCCCAAGCGCACAATCTCCACCAGGCCGCGGGGTTGTAACGCTGCCTTCGTGTTGTCGCCGAACCCTGCCCCGTCACAGATGCCAGCGGCAATGGCGATGACGTTTTTCAGCGCCCCACCCAGCTCGACGCCGATGACGTCGGTGCTCGTGTAGACGCGGAAGGTCTTGTTCATGAATGCCCGCTGCGCCAGGCGGGCGCTCTCCTCACACGGGCAGGCGCAGACAACCGCCGTGGAAATACCTCTGCTCACCTCTTCGGCATGACTCGGGCCGGACAAGGCGACCACGCGGCGTGGCTCCAGCTCGGGCATTTCTGCCAGCAGCACCTCGGTCATACGCATCAGAGACTCGTTTTCGATGCCCTTGGTGGCGCTAACCACCAGCGCCTGGCTCACGGCCGGCAGAGGCCGAAGGCGGCGCGCCACCTCACGCATCGTGTGCGAAGGGACGGCAACGACCACCAGCTCTGCTCCTGTCGCCGCCTCCTCCAGGTCGGCGGTGATGAGAATCTCCTCAGGAATAGGGACGCCTGGCAACAGTTGCCGGTTCTCGCGGGTCCTGGCCAGCTCTTCAGCTACCTCCGGGCGGAACTCCCACAGGCACACCTCGTGCCCATTGCCGTGCAGGAGGATCGCCAGAGCGGTGCCCCACCCGCCGGCGCCGATCACCGCGACCTTCAGACACTGTGCGGTGGAGGCATTCACGGCTCCTTAGGCGACCTCCCCAATGTGAAAACTCGCCAATCCCAGCTCGGTTGCCGCATCAACGCAGGCCTGTGCTGCCTGAGGCGCGACAATCAACACCTCGCCGATGCCCAGATTGAACACGCGCCGCATCTCCTCCTCGGCCACATTTCCCAAGCGTTGGATGAGGCGGAAGATCGGCGGTACCTCCCATGCTTGCCAGTCCATGCGCAAAGAGCGCCCCGCCGGCAGGAGACGCCGCGTGTTGCCTACAATTCCGCCACCGGTGATATGGGCAATGCCGCGGAGACCCTCTACGGCGCGCACCCGCTGCACTAAGGGCTGATAAGAACGGTGCACGCGCAGCAGTTCTTCGCCTAAGGTTGTGCCCAGTTCATCCACATGGTCGGTCAACCCCATTCTGGCGACATCTAAGAGCACTTTGCGCGCCAACGAGTAGCCGTTCGTGTGCAGGCCATTGGAAGCTATGCCAATGAGGAGGTCACCGACTTGAATTCCTCTCCCATCGACAATCGCATCCTTCTCGACGACGCCGACGATGGCCCCGGCCAGATCGAAGTCGTCGGGTTGGTAGAATCCCGGCATTTCTGCAGTCTCGCCGCCGATGAGGGCGCAGCCGGCCTGCCGACAGGCACGCGCCATGCCGGCGACGACCTGCTCCACCACCTCGGACCGCAGCTTTCCGGTGGCCAAATAGTCTAGAAAGAACAGCGGATCGGCGCCACTGGTCATGACGTCATTGACGCAGTGATTGACCAGCTCCTCGCCGACCGTGTCATAGACGCCGAGCGCACAGGCGATCTTTAGCTTTGTCCCTACGCCGTCGATGCTGGACACCAGTACAGGTCTGCGAAAGCGCGTTGCATCCAGCTCGTAGAAGCCGCCGAACAAGCCAATTTCTCTCAGCACTGCGGATGAGAAGGTGGATTTGGCGAGCGCTTTGATGCGCTCCACGCTCTCATCGCCAGTGGCGATGCTCACGCCGGCCCCCTCATAAGTCAGCCCCGAATGCTCGTTCACCTCTTTTCCTCAGTCTTGCAGGCGTTCAAGTACCAGGCGCGAACTCTGCTCAAAAAGTCAAGGACCAGCGGCAGCCGATAGTCGGGATACGTCCACTCCAGCGGCTGAAACCGGCCGTGCCGGTAGCGCAGATGGAGGTCGCCATAGATGCCCTGCCCCAAATAGATGCGGTGATCATAGTTCTTGGTCGTCGCCACCACAACCTTGGCGCCGTCCAGATAGCCAGGGTCGAGGTTGAGGTTACGCCGGCCTGCCGTAGCGCTCCTCTGCTCGAGCACGTTGGTCCGAAGCTTTATGTCGGCCAAACGGTCCGGTTGGATGAGCGATGAGAAGCTGACAATGAACTTGAAGAGCTCCTGCCCCATCTCTTCGGCATAGTAGTCGGAAAAGGAGAAGGGGTAGTGCTCGGATTGCAAGGTAATTTCCCCGAACTCGTTCTGCAGTAGCCGCTGCGCCTCTTCGATCATTTCCTGGGAATTGTACGTCACGGCGCAGAACAGGCACACGGGCCGGGGGGATCTCGGAGTACCCATGCACATACTACGGGCTAATTCACCGCATTGCGGCGCTCTTGCCAGGGCCTCTGGCAACGCGTCGGAATATGAGAAATATCTGCCTAAATGTCAAGGGGAAAATGCTCCGCAGCCCTGGGAAGTGCAACGCTGGACAACGCTCAGTGTTCTCCAAGCGAGCTCAATGTATTCCGCGAGGCAGACTTCGGTCTGGAACTCTTCTCCAGAAACCTCCGTCCGGGTTCCCCCTGCGGCGAATCGAGTTGCCGGTCCCAGTTCTTCCCCGGGAACCCGACCTTGAATGTGTCTGAAGAAAGCGAAAGGGGGGGCAAAAAACGTCTGCAAATCCAGCACCCTGCTTATACATTTCTCAAAACCGTGGGAGAGCCGTGAGGAATGCCTCTCTCCCAATTCGTGCTCCACGACCAGGTCCTTATTCGCGGAGCTGCGACCCAGGCTGTGTCACGTAAGGAGCAGACGAGGGTCATGCGTGGTGCGGCTTTGAGGATCTTCTCAGCAGTCAGAGTGCTCCTGCTTTCGGCGCTGTTCTTGTCCACTTTCCACCGAGTTCGCGCCCAGGATCTGCCCTGCTACGAACTTTCGGTGTCTGCCATTGGCGACAGCGTAGCGATCGACACAGATCCTGGCATAGTGCGAGTGCGAGCCCACCGCCCGCCTGCCAGTTTGGACGCGCTGTGCGTGAGACCCAGCAAGGAGGGTTACTACAAGGTCCTCGCAGGCGTTTCATATTCTGCAGGACAGACAAACGAGTCCTACTTCTTGCAGGTCCGCTACCCGGACAGTACTTTCGCGCGGGTGTGCGATGCCAATGCCGGGCCCTACCGGGTTGTTGCCGATACCTCCGCACTCGCTTTCAGCGTGATGCGCGAATCTGGTCAGTTCTATCTATGGAAGGGCGACAACGTCGTTGTCCTGAACCACTATTTGCTCATCCAGAACGAGTATCCGCAGTTCCTCAACCCGCCTGGTCAGCCGATCACAGGCTCTTCGCCGGAGAGCGTGCACATCTTCAGATTCGTCTTCGTCTACCTCGGGGCCTGCACATTGCCCTGCGATGTCAGCCTGGAAAAACGGGCTGACAGGGACACGGTTCTTGCCGGTGAAACGGTACAGTACCACCTCATACTACAGAACCACGGCCCGAACACTGCGCGCCTGATTCGGGTGACGGAGCTACTCCCCGCCGAGCTGACGAACTTCCTCTTTTCTCCGCCAGTGGACTCCCTGCGCAACAGCGTGGCGTTCTGGGGTGTGGACTCGCTCGAGGCAGGCCAAACTGCGTCGTTCTCCGTGTCCGGGACCGTGGCAGATTCGCTGGCCGACTCCGTGGTGACGGTCGCCAACATGGCGGTGGTGCGGTGCTTCAACGACACCAGTGCAGCCAACGACACGGCGCGAGTTACCGTGGTGGCGGAGGAGCCTCCGGTGCCGCCGGCGGTATGCGACGTGGTGATGGCCAAGGAGGCGGATCGGGATAGCGTAGTGGCAGGGGGGCGGGTGGTCTACACGCTGGTGGTGCGCAATGTGGGCCCGCAGGTGGCCCGGCAGGTGGTGGTGGTCGACAGCCTTCCTGGGCAGGTGACGGCGGGTGAGTTCAGCCGTGCGCCTGAGGAGGTGGTGGGGCGGAGGCTGTTGTGGCGCTGGGACTCGCTGGGGGTGGGCGAGGAGGTGAGGGTCAGCTTTGTGGCGGTGGTGGACTCGCCATTGGTCGGGGCGCCGATGCGGTTGGTCAATGTGGCGGTGGCGCATGCTCTCGGCGACGGGAACCCTGAAAACGGTGCCGACAGCACTTCGGTCGTCGCGCAGGAGCTCCCCGCGCCTTTCGCGCCTGCAGACCTGTCGCTTGTGAAAACTGCTAACGTCGACTCAATCAGGCCCGGAGGTGAACTTACCTACACCCTCACCGTGCGCAACGTTGGGTCAGGACCCTCGCCGGAGGGGCGGCTTGAGGACGTGCTGCCTGACCAAGTAACCTGGTTGCGCTCTTCTGTTGCGCCGGACAGCGTCATAGGCCGCCGGCTCATTTGGCTTGTACCGCCTCTTGCTCCCGGGCAAACCTATGATGTCATCCTCGAAGTCCTGGTCAACGCTGCGCTCCCGCCAGGCACGGAACAGATGGAAAACAGTGCGTTCGTGAGCGCGCCCAATGACACAAACGCCGCCAACGACCACGCCACCGCCACGGTCATCGTCGCGCCAGAGCAGCCAGCTGTGGAGCGCTGCGACCTCCGCATCCACAAACTCGCCAGCCGGGACACGGTGGCCGTTGGGCAGACTTTCCTCTACCAGATTCTCGTGGAGAACATGGGGCCTGGAGACGCCCAAGCTGTCGTCCTGACCGACATGCTGCCGTCCGGTCTCTCGGTGGAGTCCTTCAGCCCGCAGCCGGACTCGGTGGCTGGTAACGTGGCAATGTGGCGCTTCGCGCGCCTCGGCGTGGGCGAGCAAAGAAAAGTGCTTCTTGAGGTGAGGGTAGCCGAGCTTCCAGAAGAGTACCCCAAGGAGCTGGTCAATGTTTGCACGGTGAGCGCCGAAGGGGACACCAACGTTGCCAACAACACCTCGCGCGCATCGGTCGTGGTGAGCGAGGTAGTGGCCGACTGTAACACCTTCTACTTTGACCAGAATCTCTTCATGCCGGAAGGCGGCACATGCCTGACCATCTTCTTTGGCCTGAAGAAGCAGGCAGAAGTGACCCTTGATCTCTACG includes:
- a CDS encoding DUF4416 family protein is translated as MCLFCAVTYNSQEMIEEAQRLLQNEFGEITLQSEHYPFSFSDYYAEEMGQELFKFIVSFSSLIQPDRLADIKLRTNVLEQRSATAGRRNLNLDPGYLDGAKVVVATTKNYDHRIYLGQGIYGDLHLRYRHGRFQPLEWTYPDYRLPLVLDFLSRVRAWYLNACKTEEKR
- the purM gene encoding phosphoribosylformylglycinamidine cyclo-ligase; this encodes MNEHSGLTYEGAGVSIATGDESVERIKALAKSTFSSAVLREIGLFGGFYELDATRFRRPVLVSSIDGVGTKLKIACALGVYDTVGEELVNHCVNDVMTSGADPLFFLDYLATGKLRSEVVEQVVAGMARACRQAGCALIGGETAEMPGFYQPDDFDLAGAIVGVVEKDAIVDGRGIQVGDLLIGIASNGLHTNGYSLARKVLLDVARMGLTDHVDELGTTLGEELLRVHRSYQPLVQRVRAVEGLRGIAHITGGGIVGNTRRLLPAGRSLRMDWQAWEVPPIFRLIQRLGNVAEEEMRRVFNLGIGEVLIVAPQAAQACVDAATELGLASFHIGEVA
- a CDS encoding NAD(P)H-dependent glycerol-3-phosphate dehydrogenase yields the protein MNASTAQCLKVAVIGAGGWGTALAILLHGNGHEVCLWEFRPEVAEELARTRENRQLLPGVPIPEEILITADLEEAATGAELVVVAVPSHTMREVARRLRPLPAVSQALVVSATKGIENESLMRMTEVLLAEMPELEPRRVVALSGPSHAEEVSRGISTAVVCACPCEESARLAQRAFMNKTFRVYTSTDVIGVELGGALKNVIAIAAGICDGAGFGDNTKAALQPRGLVEIVRLGVKMGANPLTFAGLTGMGDLIVTCMSKHSRNRYLGEQIGKGKALQQVLSEMVMVAEGVRTTRSAYELSRLHNVEMPITREVYRILFEGKDPRAALEDLMTRDAKMEAWG